Proteins encoded by one window of Cylindrospermum stagnale PCC 7417:
- the gmk gene encoding guanylate kinase, with product MMQVLPIQSGATTKECPPQGRLIVLTGPSGVGKGTLMQALLRRHPELYYSVSVTTRSPRLGEINGKSYYFISRNKFEQLVAQGEFLEWAEFAGNYYGTPREVVLDHIRSGKLVVLEIELEGARQIRATFPSALSIFILPPSFPELENRIRGRAQDSEDAIARRLRRAQAEIEAADEFDIQIVNDDFETALNDIEAALFG from the coding sequence ATGATGCAAGTTTTACCCATCCAGAGTGGTGCTACTACCAAAGAATGCCCGCCTCAAGGCAGGCTAATCGTTTTAACCGGCCCTAGTGGGGTTGGCAAAGGCACTTTAATGCAAGCGCTTCTACGGCGTCATCCGGAACTGTATTATTCCGTATCCGTGACGACTCGTTCTCCTCGTTTAGGGGAAATTAACGGCAAAAGCTATTACTTTATCAGCCGCAACAAGTTTGAACAACTGGTCGCTCAAGGTGAATTTTTGGAATGGGCCGAATTTGCTGGTAACTATTATGGCACTCCCCGTGAAGTTGTGCTTGACCACATTCGATCCGGTAAGTTGGTAGTGCTGGAAATTGAGCTAGAAGGAGCAAGACAAATTCGCGCAACATTTCCGAGCGCCCTCAGCATTTTTATTTTGCCACCTTCATTTCCAGAATTGGAGAACCGGATACGCGGCCGCGCCCAGGACTCTGAAGATGCGATCGCTCGTCGTCTGCGCCGCGCCCAAGCAGAAATTGAAGCCGCAGATGAATTTGATATTCAAATCGTGAATGACGATTTTGAAACCGCTCTCAATGACATCGAAGCAGCTTTATTTGGATAA
- the remA gene encoding extracellular matrix/biofilm regulator RemA has translation MDIQLINIGFGNIVSANRVVAIVSPESAPIKRIITDARDRGQLIDATYGRRTRAVIITDSSHVILSAIQPETVANRFVISREHQTVDN, from the coding sequence ATGGACATTCAGTTAATCAACATCGGTTTTGGCAACATCGTGTCTGCTAACCGAGTAGTTGCCATTGTCAGTCCAGAGTCTGCTCCGATTAAGCGGATCATTACCGATGCACGGGACAGAGGTCAACTGATTGATGCAACTTATGGTCGCCGGACTAGGGCTGTAATTATCACAGATTCCAGTCATGTAATTCTCTCAGCGATTCAGCCGGAAACGGTAGCGAATCGCTTCGTGATTTCCCGCGAACATCAGACTGTAGATAATTGA
- a CDS encoding DUF6464 family protein yields the protein MKIDVLMALHLAVIAPGVFVMFTYGGFWTLLGLLTAVALFYLAINNWRSRQRRKALLDRLRNFRGRPWIEQEVPTADAIFTSAVIAHLGSISIEEITARHDTRDEVIGEASCINNAQSKYLRCAVNPEGPCKGCKHYETQA from the coding sequence ATGAAAATTGACGTGTTAATGGCTTTGCATCTAGCAGTGATAGCCCCTGGCGTATTTGTGATGTTTACCTATGGCGGATTTTGGACTTTACTTGGGCTGTTAACTGCTGTTGCTCTTTTCTACTTAGCTATTAACAATTGGCGCAGTCGACAAAGAAGGAAAGCTCTCCTCGATAGATTAAGAAATTTTCGGGGACGCCCTTGGATAGAACAGGAAGTACCAACCGCAGATGCAATATTTACCTCTGCTGTAATCGCCCATCTTGGCAGTATATCAATTGAAGAAATTACAGCAAGGCACGATACTAGAGACGAGGTAATAGGGGAGGCAAGCTGTATAAACAACGCCCAATCAAAATACCTGCGGTGCGCTGTTAATCCAGAGGGCCCATGCAAAGGCTGCAAGCATTACGAAACTCAGGCTTAA
- a CDS encoding transglutaminase TgpA family protein — translation MFNLSRINRFWRLPVGIYWRQNMQGSPMAEVEDSIALRVLVLALVILGIVATDIAADTRFSLWAVPSSMVGAIWANYSRQNPNIPVKFCIAIGMLVALGALFGRLLGELNDTRLSLAELLIQLQVLHSFDTPRRKDLGYSIVIGLILLGVAATLSQTLSFAPVLLLFLAIALPTLVLDYRSRLGLKQLSFKKEKFNKQNSSSLNFKFLIQSFLLILGLGLLIFAVMPRFPGYQLRTFPVSSPINVKGSFTGRSIINPGYVRQGNGNNQGNVTGKGRNGQPGKVDDSFYYGFNSQMNQNLRGEMKPKVVMRVRSQAEGFWRVLAFDKYTGKGWEISRNEEVTTFRRSPWSYQIFLTPQAITGKTKEIIQTYTVVADLPNLIPAMADPKEIYFPTPVIAVDKENGLRSPVELSENLTYTVVSAVPYRDRTALGKAATKYPSHIQKYYLNIPPEIAEKVRQRTEKILADYNQERVSRSLDNKSLDSPYEKALYLAQYLKQNYSIPENPFGLPYLDEKEDLVAAFLFKNKGGYPDHFSTVLTVMLRSIGIPARLVAGFAPGEFNPFTGMYIVRNTDAYAMTEVYFPKHGWFTFDPIPNHPLIPPSIEETQTFSVLRSFWHWVAGWLPSPVTGLLNNVFGAIFSWITSAIAWFLALFSQGWLGILTGLILATTASFFCWLFWVQWLSWLNRRWLHKLPPMESLYQQMLQWTAKKGLGKHPAQTPLEYGRVSYQHHSPATAQVIDEICQAYVSWRYGGDTPNWKQLRQKWQELKQRKSDRPH, via the coding sequence ATGTTTAATTTATCCAGGATAAATCGGTTTTGGCGTCTGCCTGTAGGTATTTACTGGCGGCAAAATATGCAGGGTTCGCCAATGGCGGAAGTGGAAGATTCAATTGCCTTACGGGTGCTCGTGCTAGCGTTGGTAATTTTGGGAATTGTGGCGACGGATATTGCTGCCGACACTAGATTCAGTCTTTGGGCGGTGCCGTCGAGTATGGTGGGTGCAATTTGGGCTAACTACAGTCGCCAAAATCCTAATATTCCAGTTAAGTTCTGCATCGCTATTGGAATGTTAGTAGCACTGGGTGCTCTATTTGGCAGGTTGCTGGGGGAGTTGAATGATACGCGGTTGAGTTTGGCAGAATTATTAATTCAACTCCAGGTACTGCACAGCTTTGATACACCCCGCCGCAAAGACTTGGGTTATTCCATTGTCATTGGGTTGATATTATTAGGTGTGGCGGCAACATTGAGTCAAACTTTGTCTTTTGCACCTGTGTTGCTGTTATTTTTAGCGATCGCACTACCAACTTTAGTTTTAGACTACCGCTCACGCTTGGGCTTAAAACAATTAAGCTTTAAAAAAGAAAAATTCAACAAGCAGAATTCCTCAAGCCTTAATTTTAAATTTTTAATTCAAAGTTTTTTGCTGATTTTGGGGCTGGGACTCTTAATTTTTGCTGTTATGCCTCGGTTTCCTGGCTATCAGCTACGGACATTTCCTGTAAGTTCTCCTATTAATGTCAAAGGTAGTTTTACAGGGCGCAGCATTATTAATCCTGGTTATGTTCGCCAAGGTAATGGGAATAATCAAGGCAATGTTACGGGAAAAGGCCGTAATGGTCAACCGGGAAAAGTTGATGATAGCTTTTATTACGGTTTTAATAGCCAGATGAACCAAAACCTGCGGGGGGAAATGAAACCCAAGGTGGTGATGCGGGTGCGATCGCAAGCTGAGGGTTTTTGGCGAGTGCTGGCCTTTGATAAATATACGGGTAAGGGTTGGGAAATTTCTCGGAATGAAGAGGTGACAACCTTTAGACGATCGCCTTGGTCTTACCAGATTTTTCTCACCCCACAGGCAATTACTGGGAAAACTAAAGAGATAATCCAAACTTACACAGTAGTGGCGGATTTACCTAACCTGATTCCCGCTATGGCTGATCCCAAGGAAATTTATTTCCCCACACCAGTGATCGCTGTGGATAAAGAAAACGGTTTGCGATCGCCTGTAGAGTTATCAGAAAATTTGACATACACGGTGGTTTCCGCAGTCCCATACCGCGATCGCACTGCGTTAGGAAAAGCTGCTACTAAATATCCGTCACATATTCAAAAGTATTACCTAAACATCCCTCCGGAAATCGCCGAGAAAGTCCGGCAACGCACCGAAAAAATCCTCGCCGATTACAATCAGGAACGAGTTTCCAGGTCTTTGGACAATAAAAGCCTAGATTCACCCTATGAAAAAGCTCTCTACCTGGCTCAGTACCTAAAGCAAAACTACTCTATCCCTGAAAATCCCTTCGGACTGCCTTATTTAGATGAAAAAGAAGACTTGGTAGCGGCTTTCTTGTTTAAAAACAAAGGCGGCTATCCAGACCACTTCTCTACAGTCCTGACGGTGATGCTGCGTTCCATTGGCATCCCCGCACGCTTGGTGGCCGGCTTTGCTCCGGGGGAGTTTAATCCCTTCACGGGGATGTATATCGTTCGTAACACTGATGCCTATGCGATGACGGAAGTTTATTTCCCCAAACATGGCTGGTTTACCTTTGACCCCATTCCCAACCATCCCCTAATTCCCCCCTCAATTGAGGAAACTCAGACTTTTAGCGTTTTGCGCTCCTTTTGGCACTGGGTAGCCGGGTGGTTACCCTCTCCTGTGACTGGGTTGCTAAATAATGTGTTTGGGGCAATATTTAGTTGGATCACCAGCGCGATCGCTTGGTTTTTAGCTTTATTTTCTCAAGGTTGGCTAGGGATATTGACTGGCTTAATCTTAGCAACTACAGCCTCTTTCTTCTGTTGGCTCTTTTGGGTGCAGTGGCTCTCTTGGCTCAATCGTCGTTGGTTGCATAAATTACCACCCATGGAAAGCCTTTATCAACAAATGCTCCAATGGACAGCTAAAAAAGGTTTGGGCAAGCATCCAGCCCAGACACCCCTAGAGTATGGCAGAGTTTCATATCAGCACCATTCTCCAGCAACTGCTCAGGTGATCGATGAGATTTGTCAAGCTTATGTTAGCTGGCGTTATGGTGGTGATACTCCTAACTGGAAACAGTTGCGGCAAAAATGGCAAGAATTGAAACAGAGAAAGAGCGATCGCCCACACTGA
- the hetZ gene encoding heterocyst differentiation protein HetZ — MNSAATATIQGENSIGVEVIFQLIFKELQQSTKASEQNCQDVATRIAAEVHRICNESKRIQASGAIESSAISLARHRLQQCLRYYQLGSNRGRVELHSTLSAIIYRYINPPQKQLSYQGRLTIIEDFLQSFYLEALNACRRENQLDPTYRPQSLLELAEYMAFTERYGKRRIPLPGRQQQLIILRAQTFSQQQPPETSVDIEQAAEGSSNEADGAWEEPAVQQLRSAMAMQPGPEPEEDTLRSVVITELMNYLEQRQQSDCADYFSLRLQDLSAPEIEQILGLTPRQRDYLQQRFKYHLIRFALLHRWELVHEWLEASLPTNLGLTPQQWLAYTAQLDDKQRSLLELKQQGLVDEKIAKTLGLSMSQLQKRWFKILEQAWEIRNSLVSGSGASTHE; from the coding sequence ATGAATTCAGCCGCAACCGCAACTATTCAGGGAGAAAATTCTATTGGCGTGGAGGTGATATTTCAACTCATATTTAAGGAGCTTCAGCAATCAACCAAAGCTTCGGAACAGAATTGCCAAGATGTGGCCACAAGAATTGCCGCCGAAGTACACCGGATTTGCAATGAGAGTAAACGTATCCAAGCTTCCGGTGCGATAGAAAGCTCGGCAATCTCCCTAGCCCGGCATCGGCTGCAACAATGTCTCAGATACTATCAGTTGGGTTCAAATCGGGGCAGAGTAGAATTACACAGTACGCTGAGTGCAATCATTTATCGATACATTAATCCTCCTCAGAAGCAATTGAGCTATCAAGGGCGGCTAACGATCATCGAAGATTTCCTCCAGAGTTTTTATCTGGAGGCATTGAATGCTTGCCGGCGAGAAAACCAATTAGATCCCACCTATCGCCCCCAAAGCCTTCTGGAATTAGCTGAGTACATGGCATTTACCGAGCGCTATGGTAAGCGACGGATTCCCTTACCAGGACGCCAGCAGCAGCTAATTATCCTGCGAGCACAGACCTTTTCCCAACAGCAACCCCCAGAAACCAGCGTAGACATAGAACAAGCTGCTGAAGGCAGCAGCAACGAAGCTGACGGTGCTTGGGAAGAGCCAGCTGTGCAGCAATTGCGCTCGGCGATGGCGATGCAACCAGGACCAGAACCAGAAGAAGACACCCTGCGCTCGGTTGTGATTACGGAATTAATGAATTATCTAGAGCAACGACAACAATCGGACTGTGCTGATTACTTCTCTCTCCGCCTTCAGGATCTCTCAGCGCCGGAAATTGAGCAGATTTTGGGTTTAACACCTCGTCAGAGGGATTACTTGCAGCAGCGCTTTAAGTATCATTTAATTCGATTTGCCTTGTTGCATCGCTGGGAATTGGTTCACGAGTGGTTGGAAGCTTCTTTACCCACAAATTTAGGCTTGACTCCCCAACAATGGCTGGCGTACACAGCCCAGTTGGACGATAAACAGCGGTCTTTACTGGAGTTAAAGCAACAAGGATTAGTGGACGAAAAAATTGCCAAAACTTTAGGGTTGTCCATGTCACAACTTCAAAAACGCTGGTTTAAAATCCTTGAACAAGCTTGGGAAATTCGTAACTCATTAGTGTCCGGATCAGGTGCATCTACTCATGAATAG
- the sds gene encoding solanesyl diphosphate synthase, with translation MTPATSLFTPVEADLRILADNLKQLVGNRHPILYAAAEHLFGAGGKRIRPAIVLLISRASILDQEITPRHRRLAEITEMIHTASLVHDDVVDESNVRRGVPTVHSLFGNRIAVLAGDFLFAQSSWYLANLDNLEVVKLLSEVIMDLAAGEIQQGLNRFDSSVSTETYLKKSYYKTASLIANSSKAAGLLSEVSPETADHLYNYGRHLGLAFQIVDDILDFTSSTDTLGKPAGSDLKSGNLTAPVLFALGEKPYLEVLIEREFAQEGDLEQALVLIQDSQGIQRARELAAHHAKLAAEHIETLPPSESQQALINIADYVLSRLY, from the coding sequence ATGACCCCAGCCACCTCCCTGTTTACCCCTGTGGAAGCAGACCTGCGAATACTAGCAGATAACCTGAAACAGCTAGTTGGAAATCGCCACCCCATCCTCTATGCAGCAGCCGAACATTTATTCGGAGCTGGGGGAAAGCGCATCAGACCGGCAATTGTCCTGCTAATATCGCGAGCAAGCATCCTAGACCAAGAAATTACGCCCCGTCATCGACGATTAGCAGAGATTACGGAAATGATCCACACAGCTAGCTTGGTGCATGACGATGTGGTAGACGAGTCAAACGTGCGACGTGGTGTTCCTACAGTGCATAGTTTGTTCGGTAACCGCATTGCCGTACTCGCAGGAGATTTTCTCTTTGCCCAATCGTCCTGGTATTTGGCAAATCTGGATAATTTGGAGGTGGTCAAACTGCTTTCGGAAGTGATTATGGATCTAGCAGCTGGCGAGATCCAGCAAGGACTGAATCGCTTTGATAGCAGCGTCTCAACTGAGACTTACCTCAAAAAAAGCTATTACAAAACAGCTTCGTTAATTGCTAACAGTTCTAAAGCAGCTGGATTACTCAGTGAAGTTTCCCCAGAAACCGCTGATCATTTGTATAACTACGGTCGGCACCTTGGTCTAGCATTCCAGATTGTGGATGATATTTTAGATTTCACCAGCTCTACAGATACCTTGGGTAAACCAGCAGGATCGGATCTCAAAAGTGGCAATCTCACTGCACCAGTGTTATTTGCTTTGGGCGAAAAACCATACTTAGAAGTGCTGATTGAACGGGAGTTTGCCCAAGAAGGAGATTTAGAGCAGGCGCTGGTACTGATTCAAGATAGTCAAGGTATACAACGGGCTAGAGAACTAGCTGCTCACCATGCTAAGTTAGCGGCAGAGCATATTGAGACTTTGCCACCCTCAGAGTCGCAACAAGCATTGATTAACATAGCTGATTATGTACTGAGTCGGCTTTATTAG
- the murI gene encoding glutamate racemase, with the protein MYSSSIFEGNLDHFSDQEPQRAPIGIFDSGVGGLTVLRQLYRQLPNELVIYFGDTARLPYGIRSQAEILKFVREIITWMQQQRVKMVIMACNTSSALALEAVRQEFSIPILGVILPGAKAAVEQGKRIGVIATPATAKSNAYRHAILEIEPDVQVWQVSCPEFVPLIEQNRIHDPYTTEVARSYLASLIKQEIDTLVYGCTHYPHLAPILRSLLPPQVKLVDPAVHVVAACAQDLDLLGLRNTHPPLPTRFAVSGCPQQFAQSGMQWLGYTPLVEQVCFMDAAVSQLQQDYVGH; encoded by the coding sequence GTGTATTCATCTTCCATCTTTGAAGGGAATCTTGACCATTTTTCTGACCAAGAACCCCAACGTGCCCCAATTGGCATCTTTGATAGTGGTGTGGGTGGTTTGACGGTACTGCGACAACTCTATCGGCAACTCCCCAATGAATTAGTAATTTACTTTGGGGATACAGCTCGACTTCCTTATGGCATTCGTTCACAAGCAGAAATTTTAAAGTTTGTGCGCGAAATCATTACCTGGATGCAACAGCAGCGGGTAAAAATGGTGATTATGGCTTGCAATACCAGTTCTGCCCTAGCGCTAGAAGCAGTGCGCCAGGAATTTAGCATCCCGATTCTGGGCGTGATTTTACCCGGGGCAAAGGCAGCAGTGGAGCAAGGAAAGCGTATTGGTGTAATTGCTACCCCAGCCACCGCCAAGAGTAATGCCTATCGTCATGCTATTCTCGAAATAGAACCTGATGTCCAAGTCTGGCAAGTCAGTTGTCCAGAGTTTGTGCCGCTGATTGAGCAAAATCGCATTCACGACCCCTACACCACTGAGGTGGCAAGATCCTATTTAGCATCCCTTATAAAGCAGGAAATTGACACTTTAGTCTACGGCTGTACTCATTATCCCCATCTTGCACCAATTCTGCGATCGCTCCTCCCACCTCAAGTCAAGCTTGTTGACCCTGCTGTACATGTCGTAGCAGCTTGTGCCCAAGACTTAGACCTATTAGGCTTAAGGAATACTCACCCACCACTACCAACTCGCTTCGCCGTTAGCGGTTGTCCCCAACAGTTTGCACAGTCTGGAATGCAGTGGTTGGGCTATACTCCACTAGTGGAACAGGTATGCTTTATGGATGCCGCTGTTTCCCAACTTCAACAAGACTATGTTGGTCATTAG
- a CDS encoding N-acetylmuramoyl-L-alanine amidase, whose translation MKLHWLLPSTIGTIFLLSSPALAAKLESWRFDTNQNRLEINTSGTVQPQAQLIFNPTRLVIDLPDTKFGRPQLTQQVGGAIRTIRIGQFDDQTTRIVVELTPGYTLDPKLVKFVGTTGSRWTVQLPKPKVEAIISSKESGEQQSEVREATAPAKTSAPVLPSRNIYNVVTTVPAPSTQETVVNTTAGVTQIENFRVTGDGFFIRTSGANPQVQVNRSEDNRTINIDIAGAALSSSLAQRDLSINRYGVSRIQFSQLQTRPPGVRMTLQVDKNSPDWRASASSVGGFVVLPSRVVRLPGGDNIQRPTTPVNNSPATIQAVELAGNGTQLLIRSDQTVSATGGWDRTSGLFRITIPNAKLARSVTGPAFDANSPILRVRLQSQASNSVVVLIQPASGVQIGELNQISNQLLALQLQRSRRAIPPISLPPLPLPNNGQLPDIGTDNAQTRPQPRPSVPRGKLRVVIDPGHGGKDSGAPGLGGLLEKDVVLPISRRVATILEQNGVQTVLTRDADFFVELQGRVDIAERVNATLFVSIHANSVDRRPDVNGLEVYYYDSGYGLAEAVRKSILQNIGTIKDRGTRKARFYVLRKSSMPSILVETGYMSGREDNPRLGTPEYQNRMADAIARGILRYLQQR comes from the coding sequence GTGAAACTACACTGGTTACTACCCAGCACTATTGGAACAATTTTCTTGCTATCGTCGCCAGCTTTGGCAGCAAAACTGGAGTCTTGGCGGTTTGATACTAATCAAAACCGACTGGAAATTAACACTTCAGGCACTGTCCAACCCCAGGCGCAACTAATTTTCAACCCCACTCGTCTGGTAATTGATTTGCCAGACACCAAATTTGGACGTCCGCAGTTAACGCAGCAAGTAGGCGGTGCAATTCGCACTATCCGTATCGGGCAGTTTGACGATCAAACAACGCGCATAGTCGTCGAACTCACTCCTGGTTATACACTAGACCCCAAGCTGGTAAAATTTGTTGGTACTACCGGCAGTCGCTGGACAGTGCAATTACCAAAGCCAAAAGTTGAGGCAATAATCTCTTCTAAGGAAAGTGGAGAGCAGCAATCAGAAGTCAGAGAGGCCACAGCACCTGCAAAAACATCTGCGCCAGTGCTACCTTCGAGAAATATTTACAATGTGGTGACAACAGTTCCTGCCCCGTCTACCCAGGAAACGGTGGTCAATACCACAGCAGGGGTGACTCAAATTGAGAATTTCCGAGTCACAGGCGATGGGTTTTTCATTCGTACCAGTGGTGCTAATCCTCAAGTTCAAGTTAATCGTAGCGAAGATAATCGGACAATCAACATTGACATTGCTGGCGCAGCTTTATCATCAAGTCTAGCGCAGCGGGATCTGTCAATTAATCGCTATGGTGTCAGCCGCATTCAATTCTCCCAACTGCAAACCAGACCACCTGGAGTACGGATGACGTTGCAGGTGGACAAAAATAGCCCCGACTGGCGGGCCAGCGCCAGCAGTGTTGGTGGTTTTGTGGTGTTACCCAGTCGTGTTGTCAGATTACCTGGTGGAGATAATATTCAACGTCCCACAACACCTGTTAATAACTCCCCAGCAACTATTCAGGCTGTGGAACTGGCTGGTAATGGCACACAACTTCTGATTCGGTCTGACCAAACTGTGTCGGCCACAGGTGGTTGGGATAGAACCTCTGGTCTATTTCGCATCACGATTCCCAACGCTAAGTTAGCTCGCTCGGTAACAGGCCCTGCTTTCGATGCCAACAGCCCCATTCTTCGAGTACGCCTGCAATCACAAGCATCCAATTCTGTAGTCGTTTTGATCCAACCTGCATCGGGAGTGCAAATTGGTGAACTCAATCAGATCAGCAACCAGCTTTTGGCACTCCAGTTACAACGCTCTCGCCGTGCAATACCCCCGATTAGTTTACCTCCCTTACCATTACCAAACAATGGACAATTGCCGGACATAGGTACGGATAATGCTCAAACGCGACCACAGCCACGTCCCTCGGTTCCCAGGGGCAAACTGCGAGTAGTTATTGACCCCGGACATGGCGGTAAAGACTCTGGTGCTCCTGGTCTCGGTGGTTTGTTAGAAAAAGATGTCGTTCTGCCGATTAGTAGAAGGGTTGCTACGATTTTGGAGCAAAATGGCGTACAAACTGTGCTAACGCGGGATGCTGACTTTTTTGTCGAACTTCAGGGACGGGTAGATATAGCAGAGCGTGTGAATGCAACTTTGTTTGTCAGTATTCACGCTAATTCCGTTGACCGTCGACCTGATGTGAATGGGTTAGAAGTATATTATTACGACAGTGGTTATGGTCTGGCGGAAGCTGTTCGCAAGTCCATTCTCCAGAATATCGGTACTATTAAAGACCGAGGCACCCGCAAAGCCAGATTTTACGTCCTCAGAAAAAGCTCCATGCCCTCGATTCTCGTAGAAACTGGCTATATGAGTGGTCGGGAGGATAATCCGCGATTGGGAACACCAGAGTACCAAAATCGGATGGCAGATGCGATCGCTCGTGGTATTCTCAGGTATTTACAGCAAAGATAA